The nucleotide window ATGAACCTGCCGGCGGAGAGCGCCGCCAACTTCCACTGCGCGCCGGCGGCGGCCCAGCGCGAGGACGGCAGCTTCGACATGGGCGCGGTCACGGCGACGGCGAGTTTCCGCTTCTCCAAGTGGATCGCCGAGTGGTTCCGCCTGTCGGGCGCCAAGCTGATCATCGGCAAGGGCGGCATGAGCCCGGAGGACTACCGGACCAAGTTCGTGCCCAACGGCGCGCTCTACCTGACCACGGTCGGCTACGGCACCGGCGCGCTGCTCGGCCGCGGGATCAAGTCGGTCAAGGGGCTGCACTGGCGCGAGGAGCTGGGCCTCGCCCAGGCCATGTGGGTGATGGAGGCCGAGAACATGGGGCCCTTCCTGGTCGCCTCGGACATGGAGGGCAACTGCCTCTTCGAGCGCGAGAACGCCAAGATCGCCGCCGGCCTGGAGAAGGCCTACGAGGGCACGCGCCCGGCCGTCCTGAAGCGCTTCGGCGAAACCGACGACCGGACCGACGAGCTGATCGGCTAGTGGACGGTTGCAAGGTTTCGAGCCCTTGATCGACGTCATCCTTCGACAAGCTCAGGATGAGGGTAGGTAACTGAACCATTTCGCCCTCACCCGCGCGAAGCGCCGGGCTACGCCCCTTGTCGAAGGGTGATGGTGGCGGTTAGCGCTTACTTGGCAGCCGCTAGATCGGTTAGCGCGCCGGCGGATCGCCGTCGAAGCGGCCTATCTCCGCCGCTT belongs to Kiloniellales bacterium and includes:
- a CDS encoding fumarate hydratase C-terminal domain-containing protein, with product MPGPKRIRLSTTPTREALKALKLGDIVHLDGVLYTGREGVYKRAIEEGHPLPMNLPAESAANFHCAPAAAQREDGSFDMGAVTATASFRFSKWIAEWFRLSGAKLIIGKGGMSPEDYRTKFVPNGALYLTTVGYGTGALLGRGIKSVKGLHWREELGLAQAMWVMEAENMGPFLVASDMEGNCLFERENAKIAAGLEKAYEGTRPAVLKRFGETDDRTDELIG